Proteins encoded by one window of Sorex araneus isolate mSorAra2 chromosome 3, mSorAra2.pri, whole genome shotgun sequence:
- the FMNL1 gene encoding formin-like protein 1 isoform X4 gives MGNAAGGAEPPAAPAAPPPRSPAPPKQPMPAAGELEERFHRVLSCMNLPPDKVQLLSQYDNEKKWELICDQERFQVKNPPTAYIQKLKSYLETGGVSRKVATDWMSNLGFKRRVQESTQVLRELEISLRTNHIGWVQEFLNEENRGLEVLLDYLAFAQCSVTYDMESTDNGAPGSEKSKPLEQSVEDLTKGPSPTPTPQPKTRHLTIKMTPAHSRKTLRNSRIVSQKDDVHVCIMCLRAIMNYQSGFSLVMNHPYCVNEIALSLNNKNPRTKALVLELLAAVCLVRGGHDIILAAFDNFKEVCGEQHRFEKLMEYFRNEDSNIDFMVACMQFINIVVHSVENMNFRVFLQYEFTHLGLDLYLEKLKLTESDKLQVQIQAYLDNVFDVGTLLEDTETKNAVLEHMEELQEQVSQLTERLRDAENESMAKIAELEKQLSHARKELETLRERYTASASLGASRRAPEPEKVSVPALARPSALELKVEELEEKGLIRILRGPGDAVSIEILPVALATPSPSDAPTPGAPTGSPSPDLLPEAQPVPGAAPPPPPPPPPLSGLSSPLQDAPSLAPPPAPPLPGSLEPPPPPPLPGDVPPPPPPPLGTDGPVPPPPPPPPGGPCTNDLSADVGSGMKAKKPIQTKFRMPLLNWVALKPNQISGTVFTELNDEKVLQELDMSDFEEQFKTKSQGPSLDISALKGKAAQKAPSKATLIEANRAKNLAITLRKGNLGADRICQAIEMYDLQVLGLDFLELLTRFLPTEYERSLIARFEQEQRPMKELSEEDQFMLRFSRIPRLSERMATLTFLGSFPETVQLLMPQLNAIIAASMSIKSSDKLRQILEIVLAFGNYMNSSKRGAAYGFRLQSLDALLEMKSTDRKQTLLHYLVKVIAEKYPQLTGFHGELHFLDKAGSVSLDSVLGDVRALQRGLELTQREFVRQDDCVVLKEFLRVNSPTMDKMLADSKTAQEAYESVVEYFGENPKTTSPSMFFTLFSRFVKAYKKAEQEVEQWKKEAAAQEAGADSQGRGEPPAPKSPPKVRRQQMDLISELKRKQQKEPLIYESDRDGAIEDIITVLKTVPFTARTGKRTSRLLCEASLGEELPL, from the exons GAGCGCTTCCAGGTCAAGAACCCCCCTACTGCCTATATTCAGAAGCTGAAGAGTTACCTGGAGACTGGGGGTGTCAGCCGAAAGGTGGCCACTGACTGGATGTCCAACCTGGGG TTCAAGAGGCGAGTCCAGGAGTCCACTCAGGTGCTTCGGGAGCTGGAGATCTCCCTGAGGACAAACCACATCGG GTGGGTGCAGGAGTTCCTCAACGAGGAGAACCGGGGCCTGGAAGTGCTCCTGGACTACCTGGCCTTCGCCCAGTGCTCCGTCAC GTATGACATGGAGAGCACCGACAACGGGGCGCCCGGCTCGGAGAAGAGCAAGCCACTGGAGCAGTCGGTGGAGGACCTCACCAAGGGGCcgtcccccaccccgacccctcaGCCCAAGACTCGCCACCTGACCATCAA gaTGACCCCAGCCCACAGCAGGAAGACCCTGCGGAACTCGCGCATCGTCAGCCAGAAGGACGATGTGCACGTGTGCATCATGTGCCTGAGAGCCATCATGAACTACCAG TCTGGCTTCAGCCTCGTCATGAACCACCCCTATTGCGTCAACGAGATCGCCCTGAGCCTGAATAACAAGAACCCCAG aaCCAAGGCACTGGTGCTGGAGCTGCTGGCAGCTGTGTGCCTGGTGCGGGGGGGACATGACATCATCCTGGCGGCCTTCGACAACTTCAAGGAG GTGTGTGGCGAGCAACATCGCTTTGAAAAGCTGATGGAGTATTTCCGGAACGAGGACAGCAACATCGACTTCATG GTGGCCTGCATGCAGTTCATCAACATCGTGGTGCACTCGGTGGAGAACATGAACTTCAGGGTCTTCCTGCAGTATGAGTTCACGCACCTGGGCCTGGACCTCTACCTGGAG AAGCTGAAGCTGACGGAGAGCGACAAGCTGCAGGTGCAGATCCAGGCGTACCTGGACAATGTCTTTGACGTGGGGACACTGCTGGAAGACACGGAGACCAAGAACGCGGTGCTGGAGCACATGGAGGAGCTGCAGGAGCAAGTGAGCCAG CTGACAGAGCGGCTTCGGGACGCGGAGAACGAATCCATGGCTAAGATCGCGGAGCTGGAGAAGCAGCTGAGCCATGCCCGCAAGGAGCTGGAGACGCTGCGG GAGCGGTACACCGCGTCCGCGTCTCTGGGCGCCTCCAGGCGTGCCCCGGAGCCCGAGAAAGTGTCGGTCCCCGCCCTGGCGCGGCCCTCGGCCCTGGAGCTCAAggtggaggagctggaggagaaggggtTAATCCGAATCCTGCGGGGGCCGGGGGATGCGGTCTCTATCGAGATCCTCCCGGTAGCTCTGGCAACTCCCAGCCCCAGCGACGCCCCGACTCCCGGGGCGCCCACCGGCTCCCCCAGCCCAG ATCTTCTGCCTGAGGCACAGCCAGTTCCCGGAGCtgcacccccgccgcccccgcccccgcccccactgtcTGGTCTCTCCTCACCACTGCAAGACGCCCCCTCCTTGGCACCCCCACCGGCTCCGCCTCTCCCAGGCAGCCTCGAGCCCCCACCACCTCCGCCTCTGCCGGGAGATGTGCCACCGCCACCCCCTCCGCCTCTGGGAACAGATGGGccagtgcctcccccacccccaccgcctccAGGAGGACCCTGCACCAATGACCTCAGTGCAGACGTGGGTTCAG GCATGAAGGCTAAGAAGCCCATCCAGACCAAGTTCAGGATGCCCCTCTTAAACTGGGTGGCCCTGAAACCCAACCAGATCTCGGGCACCGTCTTCACCGAGCTCAACGATGAGAAGGTGCTTCAG GAGCTAGACATGAGTGACTTCGAGGAACAGTTCAAGACGAAGTCCCAAGGGCCCAGCCTGGATATCAGTGCTCTCAAGGGCAAGGCAGCCCAGAAGGCCCCCAGCAAGGCCACGCTCATCGAGGCCAACCGGGCCAAGAACCTGGCCATCACTCTGCGCAAGGGCAACCTGGGGGCTGACCGCATCTGCCAGGCCATCGAGAT GTATGACCTACAGGTCCTGGGCCTGGACTTCCTGGAGCTGCTCACCCGCTTCCTGCCCACAGAATACGAGCGCAGCCTCATCGCCCGCTTCGAACAGGAGCAGAGGCCGATGAAGGAGCTGTCGGAGGAGGACCAGTTCATGCTGCGCTTCAGCCGCATCCCTCGCCTGTCTGAGCGCATGGCCACACTCACCTTCCTGGGCAGCTTCCCGGAGACAGTCCAGCTGCTCATGCCG CAACTGAACGCCATTATTGCAGCCTCAATGTCCATCAAGTCCTCTGACAAACTCCGCCAGATCCTCGAG ATCGTCCTGGCCTTTGGCAACTACATGAACAGTAGCAAGCGTGGGGCAGCCTATGGCTTCCGGCTCCAGAGTTTGGATGCG CTGCTGGAGATGAAGTCCACTGACCGGAAGCAGACGCTGCTGCACTACCTGGTGAAGGTCATTGCGGAGAAGTACCCACAGCTCACTGGCTTCCATGGGGAACTGCACTTCCTGGACAAGGCGGGCTCAG TGTCCCTGGACAGTGTCCTTGGGGATGTACGCGCTCTGCAGCGAGGCCTGGAATTGACCCAGCGCGAGTTCGTGCGGCAGGATGACTGCGTGGTGCTCAAGGAGTTCCTGAGGGTCAACTCGCCCACCATGGATAAGATGCTGGCAGACAGCAAGACGGCTCAG GAGGCCTATGAGTCCGTGGTGGAGTACTTCGGAGAGAACCCCAAGACCACGTCCCCCTCCATGTTCTTTACCCTCTTCAGCCGCTTCGTCAAGGCCTACAAG AAAGCTGAGCAGGAAGTGGAGCAGTGGAAGAAAGAAGCCGCTGCCCAGGAGGCAGGCGCTGACagccagggcagaggggagcccccagcccccaag TCCCCACCCAAGGTCCGGCGGCAACAGATGGACCTCATCTCTGAGTTGAAACGGAAGCAGCAGAAGGAGCCCCTCATCTATGAGAGTGACCGGGACGGAGCCATCGAGGACATCATCACAG TGCTCAAGACAGTGCCCTTCACTGCCCGCACCGGCAAGCGGACGTCCAGGCTCCTCTGTGAGGCCAGCCTGGGAGAGGAGCTGCCACTCTAG